The Desulfovibrio sp. Huiquan2017 genome includes a window with the following:
- a CDS encoding class I adenylate cyclase: protein MSHDFPNIRTLAEAMGALAEGRAPNDGPDTGEAATEFMAWCDRTPRPTQAEAVPLAEAVLALYRLAADSGDIHTIQTCLQALVRSGRFGRTLCARLIAARNAPLARLAPKVAAWPARDRLGLAHEMLRDFPGDKDKETLAWLEDLLKPLMGTAPEELAPFVARLGEQGEVLAFPVRQVIAGGLFGRFIDSRLTNGAEGRDLEQLCRVIRGMADAAYAEGLATAVDKGRIKADIAVLRTIADVSEAGNKTILGMLLKILPKADARLAGACLDALISQDHPAMGKLLATIHSRMPGLRAVAVSRAPLLGDIALVQYLAALPEDRRDEALLEMFGVLETIAPDFVRNATGACPPRGIGSPRAHETPPPASPRRDASETAGTGFFKGLFKARPKTLQDMLPKSTNVRDMALSGSSVDGEQLTNRNLTGLTLAWSVFAHTRFSRGKVADTDLTGGIFRDCELSDTEFRGVRFNGAEFASTRFEGCVFTDCVFTEAFFSNCVFEACRFRTSVFSGASLRDTRLTGTDLTTCTLAGCSLHGCTVRSSRFQACDLSFAEFIGDDFQGVELRESCLHALYIRDCNLLSMELPASPMTRSVIKNSDAGHPQFLANRLRQMTIFAREAGKSATPGNGKTDTFTARKALTAWSRELTFMRRERRMLDNNRQRMHRAMDALSRDQQAFLRMLPLLLNSDVFERRYNFGNIPSCQVWGYHPGLTELELVRDRMGVEPEFATSAEVRILAVYAMGSLGTVAQTSSSDLDCWVCHDGDLTVAAEHGLTRKLNAMALWADDEYGLEVHFYPMRMDDVRENRFLSGDEESSGSAQALLLKEEFYRTALKLAGKNIAWWVTPAGARIKAYEACIRAARRYPLCGKPRLEDFGHLTEVPPSEYFGGSLWQMVKAAHSPFKSVLKLGLLETYAAPEASSLPLCDRIKHNLTRNRQGKLDTDPYTALYATLHDYYSERGEDNTAALLKESFRLKTNLSSIPLFMNLPTRPEDESLLSVLFGSTYMEPGRLAETHRTWPFEKSLRMGSHVRRYMVDTYRRIQERLAADGRSEGKPKALINPEDLTRMGRRIAANFARKPHKIMRVPFMDTRENGFPILHFAAEKAPGKPTAWTVRGGERVEAKQSAEHLQRLHRNHDPAHLLAWLLANRIYAPKSLLQADRTIAPIALADLQRLMSALHDFFPFAETFEPDINEGLRAETVERAFFILNLAAPHETGRIEHAAVIYSTNWGEMFCRTFIRPGRIFERNPARFLAEKAGQALAETPQLGLFIPKGSQCRRISLT from the coding sequence ATGAGCCACGACTTTCCGAACATACGAACCCTGGCCGAGGCCATGGGCGCTCTGGCCGAAGGGCGCGCGCCGAATGACGGCCCCGACACAGGAGAAGCAGCCACGGAATTCATGGCGTGGTGTGACCGCACCCCGCGCCCAACCCAGGCCGAAGCCGTTCCCCTGGCCGAAGCCGTCCTGGCCTTGTATCGCCTGGCCGCCGACTCCGGCGACATCCACACCATCCAAACCTGCCTCCAGGCCCTGGTCCGCTCGGGACGCTTTGGGCGGACCCTGTGCGCCCGGCTGATCGCCGCCCGAAACGCGCCCCTGGCCCGGCTGGCCCCCAAGGTGGCGGCCTGGCCCGCCCGGGACAGGCTGGGGCTGGCTCACGAGATGCTTCGGGACTTTCCCGGCGACAAGGATAAGGAAACCCTGGCCTGGCTGGAGGACCTGCTCAAACCGCTCATGGGCACGGCCCCCGAGGAACTGGCCCCGTTCGTGGCAAGATTGGGCGAACAGGGCGAGGTCCTGGCCTTCCCGGTCCGACAGGTCATCGCGGGCGGGCTGTTCGGGCGGTTCATCGACTCCCGCCTGACCAACGGCGCGGAGGGGCGCGACCTGGAACAACTCTGCCGGGTCATCCGGGGAATGGCCGACGCGGCGTATGCCGAAGGTCTGGCCACGGCCGTGGACAAAGGACGAATCAAGGCGGATATCGCGGTCCTGCGGACCATCGCGGACGTGAGCGAGGCGGGCAACAAAACCATTCTCGGCATGTTGCTCAAGATTCTGCCCAAGGCTGACGCCCGGCTGGCCGGAGCGTGTCTGGACGCGCTCATCAGCCAGGACCACCCCGCCATGGGCAAGCTGCTCGCCACGATCCACTCGCGCATGCCGGGCCTCCGCGCGGTCGCCGTGTCCCGCGCCCCGCTGCTCGGGGACATCGCCCTCGTCCAGTACCTGGCCGCCCTGCCCGAGGACCGCCGCGACGAGGCCCTGCTGGAGATGTTCGGCGTGCTCGAAACCATCGCCCCGGACTTCGTGCGCAACGCGACCGGAGCCTGCCCGCCCAGAGGAATCGGTTCCCCCCGGGCCCATGAAACCCCGCCGCCCGCTTCGCCACGGAGGGATGCGTCCGAAACGGCCGGAACCGGCTTCTTCAAAGGATTGTTCAAGGCCAGACCAAAGACTCTTCAGGACATGCTGCCCAAGTCCACCAATGTTCGCGACATGGCCCTGTCCGGCTCCTCGGTGGACGGCGAACAACTGACGAACCGCAACCTGACCGGCCTGACATTGGCATGGTCCGTCTTTGCGCATACCCGGTTCTCCCGTGGCAAGGTGGCCGACACCGACCTGACCGGCGGCATCTTTCGCGACTGCGAGTTGTCGGACACCGAATTCCGGGGAGTCCGCTTCAACGGCGCGGAGTTCGCCTCCACCCGGTTCGAGGGGTGCGTGTTCACGGACTGCGTCTTCACCGAAGCATTCTTCTCGAACTGCGTCTTCGAGGCGTGCCGTTTCCGGACCTCAGTCTTCAGCGGCGCCAGCCTGCGCGACACCCGGCTGACGGGCACGGATCTGACCACCTGCACCCTGGCGGGCTGCTCCCTGCACGGCTGCACCGTCCGCTCCTCCCGCTTCCAGGCGTGCGACCTGTCCTTCGCCGAATTCATCGGCGACGACTTCCAGGGTGTGGAGCTGCGCGAAAGCTGCCTGCACGCCCTGTACATCCGGGACTGCAACCTGCTGTCCATGGAGCTGCCCGCCTCGCCCATGACCCGGTCCGTAATCAAGAACTCCGACGCCGGCCACCCGCAGTTCCTGGCCAACCGCCTCCGCCAGATGACCATTTTCGCCCGGGAGGCGGGAAAGAGCGCCACGCCCGGAAACGGCAAGACCGACACCTTCACGGCCCGCAAGGCGCTCACTGCGTGGTCCCGGGAGCTGACCTTCATGCGCCGGGAACGGCGCATGCTCGACAACAACCGTCAGCGCATGCACCGGGCCATGGATGCCCTGTCCCGCGACCAGCAGGCCTTCCTGCGAATGCTCCCCCTGCTGCTGAACAGCGATGTATTCGAGCGCCGCTATAATTTCGGCAACATCCCCTCCTGCCAGGTCTGGGGCTACCATCCCGGCCTGACCGAGTTGGAACTGGTACGCGACCGGATGGGCGTGGAGCCCGAGTTCGCCACCTCGGCCGAGGTGCGCATCCTGGCGGTCTATGCCATGGGCAGCCTGGGCACCGTGGCCCAGACGTCGAGTTCGGACCTGGATTGCTGGGTCTGCCACGACGGCGACCTGACCGTGGCTGCGGAACACGGCCTGACGCGCAAGCTCAATGCCATGGCCCTGTGGGCGGACGACGAATACGGCCTGGAAGTCCACTTCTATCCCATGCGCATGGACGACGTGCGCGAAAACCGCTTCCTGTCCGGAGACGAGGAAAGCTCGGGCTCGGCCCAGGCCCTGTTGTTGAAAGAGGAATTCTACCGCACGGCGCTGAAGTTGGCGGGCAAGAACATCGCATGGTGGGTCACCCCGGCCGGAGCCAGGATCAAGGCCTACGAGGCGTGCATCCGCGCGGCACGGCGCTATCCCCTATGCGGCAAGCCGCGCCTGGAAGACTTCGGGCACCTGACCGAAGTGCCGCCGAGCGAATATTTCGGCGGGTCCCTGTGGCAGATGGTCAAAGCCGCGCACTCGCCCTTCAAATCCGTGCTCAAACTCGGCCTGCTCGAAACCTACGCCGCACCCGAAGCGTCCTCCCTCCCCCTGTGCGACCGCATCAAGCACAACCTGACCCGCAACCGCCAGGGCAAACTCGACACCGATCCGTACACCGCCCTTTACGCCACCCTGCACGACTACTATTCCGAGCGCGGGGAGGACAACACCGCGGCACTGCTCAAGGAGTCCTTCCGGCTCAAGACCAACCTTTCGAGCATCCCCCTGTTCATGAATCTGCCCACCCGACCCGAAGACGAATCCCTGCTCTCGGTCCTGTTCGGCTCGACCTACATGGAACCGGGCAGGCTGGCCGAGACGCACCGGACCTGGCCCTTCGAGAAATCCCTGCGCATGGGCTCGCACGTGCGCCGCTACATGGTGGACACTTACCGGCGCATCCAGGAAAGGTTGGCGGCCGACGGCCGGTCCGAGGGCAAGCCCAAGGCGCTGATCAACCCCGAGGACTTGACGCGCATGGGCCGGCGCATCGCGGCCAACTTCGCCCGCAAGCCCCACAAGATCATGCGCGTGCCGTTCATGGATACGCGGGAAAACGGCTTTCCCATCCTGCACTTCGCAGCGGAAAAGGCACCGGGCAAGCCGACCGCCTGGACCGTGCGCGGCGGCGAACGGGTGGAGGCCAAGCAATCCGCCGAGCATCTGCAACGGCTGCACCGCAACCATGACCCGGCACACCTGCTGGCCTGGCTGCTGGCCAACCGCATTTACGCTCCCAAAAGCCTGCTCCAGGCGGACCGGACCATCGCGCCCATCGCGCTGGCCGACCTGCAACGGCTCATGAGCGCCCTGCACGATTTTTTCCCGTTCGCCGAGACCTTCGAACCGGACATCAACGAGGGGCTGCGCGCCGAGACCGTGGAACGCGCCTTTTTCATCCTCAACCTGGCCGCCCCGCACGAGACCGGACGCATCGAACACGCCGCCGTGATCTATTCCACCAACTGGGGCGAGATGTTCTGCCGTACCTTTATCCGACCCGGACGAATATTTGAGCGCAACCCGGCGCGCTTCCTGGCGGAAAAAGCCGGGCAAGCCCTGGCCGAGACACCGCAATTGGGTCTGTTCATACCCAAAGGATCGCAATGCCGACGCATCAGTCTGACCTGA
- a CDS encoding antibiotic biosynthesis monooxygenase has protein sequence MPTHQSDLKSPCWAVIFTSVRTDADHGYAETAERMIELARSMPGFLGAESAREEIGITVSYWESPEAIEAWRNHPEHRAAQKRGREEWYASFTTRVCRVDRESRFP, from the coding sequence ATGCCGACGCATCAGTCTGACCTGAAATCGCCCTGCTGGGCCGTGATCTTTACCTCCGTACGCACGGACGCCGACCACGGCTATGCCGAAACCGCCGAGCGCATGATCGAACTGGCCCGGTCCATGCCCGGTTTCCTGGGCGCGGAGTCCGCCCGCGAGGAAATCGGCATCACCGTGTCCTATTGGGAGAGTCCGGAGGCCATCGAGGCGTGGCGCAACCACCCCGAGCATCGGGCCGCCCAAAAACGCGGCCGTGAGGAATGGTACGCCTCCTTCACCACCCGCGTCTGCCGGGTGGACCGCGAAAGCCGCTTTCCCTGA
- a CDS encoding Na+/H+ antiporter NhaC family protein, with protein sequence MRTLLILSAAFLSAFFLSTPVLAADPAVAAANAEHWGLMTLIPPLLAIALAFASKNVVLSLFIGVFSGCFMLELKGLDVYGAMVGGFLHLSSQVLSSLADPWDAGIVLQVLAIGGLIALISKMGGALAIAEAVSRWAKTPRSSQLAAWCMGLFIFFDDYANSLTVGPIMRPVTDRMRVSREKLAFIIDATAAPIAGIALISTWVAYEVGLIRDGYQTIGVASNAYGIFVQTIPYRFYNIYILLFILLAVWLKRDFGPMYTAEMRARTHGKVLADNAVPMASDEATTLEPASHVKPSVWSAILPIGTLMVAAFLGFYFNGYQNLDDPAVLAAVNASPLSFTSMRTCFGASDASVVLFQAALLASMVAIAMAVAKKIMPLKDAIETFVTGIKSMNITAVILLLAWSLSGVMKELGTATYLVGALSDALPAYLLPSLIFILGSIISFATGTSYGTMGILMPLTIPLAFALNPAPEFVILAVGSVLTGAIFGDHCSPISDTTILSSMGAGCDHIDHVRTQLTYAVVVALLAIVTGYLPAGLGLPVILTLPMGILATGLVIRFAGKKVDA encoded by the coding sequence ATGCGCACACTCCTCATCCTGTCGGCCGCCTTCCTGTCGGCCTTTTTTCTGTCCACGCCCGTCCTGGCCGCCGACCCCGCCGTGGCCGCCGCCAATGCCGAACACTGGGGCCTGATGACCCTGATCCCGCCGCTCTTGGCCATCGCCCTGGCCTTCGCCAGCAAAAACGTGGTTCTGTCGCTGTTCATAGGCGTGTTCTCGGGCTGCTTCATGCTCGAACTCAAAGGGCTCGACGTGTACGGCGCCATGGTGGGAGGATTTCTGCACCTGTCCAGCCAGGTCCTGTCCTCCCTGGCCGACCCGTGGGATGCGGGCATCGTGCTCCAGGTACTGGCCATCGGCGGCCTCATCGCGCTCATCTCCAAGATGGGCGGAGCCCTGGCCATTGCCGAAGCCGTCTCCCGCTGGGCCAAGACGCCGCGTTCCTCCCAGTTGGCCGCATGGTGCATGGGCCTGTTCATCTTCTTCGACGACTACGCCAACTCCCTGACCGTGGGGCCGATCATGCGCCCGGTCACGGACCGCATGCGGGTCTCGCGCGAAAAGCTGGCCTTCATCATCGACGCCACGGCCGCGCCCATCGCGGGCATCGCGCTCATTTCCACCTGGGTGGCCTACGAAGTCGGCCTGATCCGCGACGGCTACCAAACCATCGGCGTTGCGAGCAACGCCTACGGCATCTTCGTCCAGACCATTCCCTACCGCTTCTACAACATCTACATCCTGCTCTTCATTCTCCTGGCCGTATGGCTCAAGCGTGATTTCGGCCCCATGTACACGGCCGAAATGCGCGCCCGGACCCATGGCAAGGTCCTTGCCGACAACGCCGTGCCCATGGCCTCGGACGAGGCCACCACGTTGGAGCCCGCTTCGCATGTAAAGCCGTCCGTCTGGAGCGCCATCCTGCCCATCGGCACCCTCATGGTCGCCGCGTTCCTGGGCTTCTACTTCAACGGCTACCAAAACCTCGACGACCCGGCCGTGCTCGCGGCGGTGAACGCCTCGCCCCTGTCCTTCACATCCATGCGCACCTGCTTCGGGGCCTCGGACGCCTCGGTGGTTCTTTTCCAGGCCGCCCTGCTCGCATCCATGGTGGCCATAGCCATGGCCGTGGCCAAGAAAATCATGCCGCTCAAGGACGCCATCGAGACTTTCGTCACGGGCATCAAGTCCATGAACATCACCGCCGTCATCCTGCTCCTGGCCTGGTCCCTGTCCGGCGTCATGAAGGAGCTGGGCACGGCCACGTATCTGGTGGGCGCGTTGTCCGACGCCCTGCCCGCCTACCTGCTGCCTTCCCTGATCTTCATCCTCGGCTCGATCATCTCTTTCGCCACGGGCACTTCCTACGGGACCATGGGCATTCTCATGCCCCTGACCATCCCCCTGGCCTTCGCCCTGAACCCGGCCCCGGAGTTCGTCATCCTGGCCGTAGGCTCGGTCCTGACCGGCGCCATCTTCGGCGACCACTGCTCGCCCATCTCGGACACGACCATCCTGTCCTCCATGGGCGCGGGTTGCGACCACATCGACCACGTGCGCACCCAGTTGACCTACGCCGTGGTCGTGGCCCTGCTCGCCATCGTCACCGGCTATCTCCCGGCCGGACTCGGCCTGCCCGTGATTCTGACCCTGCCGATGGGCATCCTGGCCACGGGCCTGGTCATCCGCTTTGCGGGCAAGAAGGTGGATGCCTGA
- a CDS encoding GNAT family N-acetyltransferase, translated as MHIVEYAGHDVDAIVELITTIQMVEFGVATSAEKQPDLREIPEYYQYGAGNFWLAFEGDELIGTLALKDVGGGVCSLRKMFVKKAWRGKARGVAAGLMRTLLDQAKAHGVRAIYLGTVDVYKAAHRFYEKSGFVEVAKSEVPDSVPLMDVDVKYYCRRF; from the coding sequence ATGCATATCGTCGAGTACGCGGGGCATGACGTCGATGCCATCGTCGAATTGATCACCACCATTCAGATGGTCGAGTTCGGCGTGGCCACTTCGGCCGAAAAACAACCGGACTTGCGCGAAATCCCCGAGTATTACCAATACGGCGCGGGCAATTTCTGGCTCGCTTTCGAGGGCGACGAACTCATCGGGACTCTTGCTCTCAAGGATGTGGGCGGCGGCGTCTGCTCCCTGCGCAAGATGTTCGTGAAAAAAGCCTGGCGCGGCAAGGCTCGGGGCGTGGCCGCAGGGCTCATGCGGACCTTGCTCGATCAGGCGAAGGCCCACGGTGTGCGCGCAATCTATCTCGGTACCGTGGACGTGTATAAGGCGGCCCACCGGTTCTACGAGAAGTCCGGGTTCGTCGAGGTGGCGAAGAGCGAGGTCCCGGATTCGGTCCCGCTCATGGATGTGGACGTCAAATATTACTGCCGCCGTTTTTAG